Proteins encoded in a region of the Tachyglossus aculeatus isolate mTacAcu1 chromosome 25, mTacAcu1.pri, whole genome shotgun sequence genome:
- the RPL7 gene encoding 60S ribosomal protein L7 isoform X1, with amino-acid sequence MAGVETKKVPSAESGSAKKKGASGEAGGAKKAPAGEAGGAKKPAAGEAGGAKKGPSGEAGGAKKGPSGGAKKGPSGEAGGAKKGPSGEAGGAKKGPSGEAGGAKKGPSGEAGGAKKGPSGEAGGAKKGPSGGAKKGPSGEAGAAKKGPSGEAGAAKKGPSGGAKKGPPGEAGGAKKAPGGVKKASAAGQGGPKKTPAGSTKKTPAGGSGGAKRKAPAAGPGAAKKAPGGAKRKAPGGGQPGSAKKKAPGGEPGSAKKKAPGGAKRKAPGGEPGSAKKKKVPATEAAGTKKAPEAATVKKATAAGELGSAKKAPAGGPGSAKKVLPSVPELLRKRRKAFAELRARRLRQLLAQKRMRKAQRKVIYKRAEAYHKEYRQMYRREIRMARMARKVGNYYVPAEPKLAFVIRIRGINGVSPKVRKVLQLLRLRQIFNGTFVKLNKASINMLRIVEPYIAWGYPNLKSVNDLIYKRGYGKIRNQRIALTDNSLIRRSLGKRGIICMEDLIHEIYTVGKNFKAANNFLWPFKLSSPRGGMKKKTTHFVEGGDAGNREDQINRLVRRMN; translated from the exons ATGGCGGGCGTCGA AACCAAGAAGGTGCCGTCCGCTGAGTCTGGCAGCGCGAAGAAGAAGGGGGCGTCGGGTGAAGCCGGGGGCGCCAAGAAGGCACCGGCTGGTGAGGCCGGCGGCGCCAAGAAGCCAGCGGCCGGTGAAGCCGGCGGGGCCAAGAAGGGACCGTCCGGTGAGGCCGGCGGGGCCAAGAAGGGACCGTCTGGCGGTGCCAAGAAGGGACCATCCGGTGAGGCCGGCGGCGCCAAGAAGGGACCGTCAGGTGAAGCCGGCGGTGCCAAGAAGGGACCGTCCGGTGAAGCTGGCGGTGCCAAGAAGGGACCGTCCGGTGAGGCCGGCGGGGCCAAGAAGGGACCGTCCGGTGAGGCCGGCGGTGCCAAGAAGGGACCGTCTGGTGGTGCCAAGAAGGGACCGTCCGGTGAAGCCGGCGCCGCCAAGAAGGGACCTTCCGGTGAAGCCGGCGCCGCCAAGAAGGGACCGTCTGGTGGTGCCAAGAAGGGACCGCCCGGTGAAGCTGGCGGGGCCAAGAAAGCTCCTGGCGGCGTAAAAAAGGCATCCGCCGCGGGACAGGGCGGCCCCAAGAAGACGCCCGCCGGCAGCACCAAGAAGACGCCAGCCGGTGGATCCGGCGGCGCGAAGAGAAAGGCGCCCGCCGCTGGACCGGGCGCTGCCAAGAAGGCGCCGGGCGGTGCCAAGAGGAAGGCACCCGGCGGCGGTCAGCCTGGAAGCGCGAAGAAAAAGGCGCCGGGCGGCGAGCCGGGAAGCGCGAAGAAAAAGGCGCCGGGAGGCGCAAAGAGGAAGGCGCCGGGCGGCGAGCCCGGAAGCGCAAAGAAGAAGAAGGTGCCCGCCACCGAGGCCGCGGGCACCAAGAAGGCGCCCGAGGCCGCAACCGTGAAGAAGGCCACCGCCGCCGGGGAGCTGGGAAGCGCCAAGAAGGCACCCGCCGGGGGGCCGGGAAGCGCCAAGAAGGTGCTGCCCTCGGTTCCCGAATTGCTCCGGAAAAGGCGGAAGGCTTTTGCAGAGCTGAGGGCCCGGCGTTTGAGGCAGCTGTTGGCACAAAAGAGG ATGCGTAAGGCCCAGAGGAAAGTCATCTACAAGCGAGCGGAAGCCTACCACAAGGAATACCGGCAGATGTATCGGCGTGAAATCCGCATGGCCCGCATGGCTCGCAAGGTCGGCAACTACTACGTCCCCGCCGAGCCCAAGCTGGCTTTCGTCATCCGGATCAGAGG GATCAACGGCGTCAGCCCCAAGGTCCGCAAGGTCCTGCAGCTTCTTCGCCTGCGGCAGATTTTCAACGGCACCTTCGTGAAGCTCAACAAGGCCTCCATCAACATGCTGCGGATCGTGGAGCCCTACATCGCCTGGGG CTACCCCAACCTGAAGTCGGTCAACGACCTGATCTACAAGCGGGGTTACGGCAAGATCAGGAACCAGCGGATCGCCCTGACGGACAATTCCCTCATCCGGCGGTCGCTCG GCAAGCGCGGCATCATCTGCATGGAAGACCTGATCCACGAGATCTACACCGTGGGCAAGAACTTCAAGGCGGCCAACAACTTCCTGTGGCCCTTCAAGTTGTCGTCCCCCCGGGGCGGGATGAAGAAGAAGACCACGCATTTTGTGGAGGGGGGGGACGCCGGCAACAGGGAAGATCAGATCAACAGGCTCGTGAGGAGGATGAACTAA
- the RPL7 gene encoding 60S ribosomal protein L7 isoform X2 has product MAGVETKKVPSAESGSAKKKGASGEAGGAKKAPAGEAGGAKKPAAGEAGGAKKGPSGEAGGAKKGPSGGAKKGPSGEAGGAKKGPSGEAGGAKKGPSGEAGGAKKGPSGEAGGAKKGPSGGAKKGPSGEAGAAKKGPSGEAGAAKKGPSGGAKKGPPGEAGGAKKAPGGVKKASAAGQGGPKKTPAGSTKKTPAGGSGGAKRKAPAAGPGAAKKAPGGAKRKAPGGGQPGSAKKKAPGGEPGSAKKKAPGGAKRKAPGGEPGSAKKKKVPATEAAGTKKAPEAATVKKATAAGELGSAKKAPAGGPGSAKKVLPSVPELLRKRRKAFAELRARRLRQLLAQKRMRKAQRKVIYKRAEAYHKEYRQMYRREIRMARMARKVGNYYVPAEPKLAFVIRIRGINGVSPKVRKVLQLLRLRQIFNGTFVKLNKASINMLRIVEPYIAWGYPNLKSVNDLIYKRGYGKIRNQRIALTDNSLIRRSLGKRGIICMEDLIHEIYTVGKNFKAANNFLWPFKLSSPRGGMKKKTTHFVEGGDAGNREDQINRLVRRMN; this is encoded by the exons ATGGCGGGCGTCGA AACCAAGAAGGTGCCGTCCGCTGAGTCTGGCAGCGCGAAGAAGAAGGGGGCGTCGGGTGAAGCCGGGGGCGCCAAGAAGGCACCGGCTGGTGAGGCCGGCGGCGCCAAGAAGCCAGCGGCCGGTGAAGCCGGCGGGGCCAAGAAGGGACCGTCCGGTGAGGCCGGCGGGGCCAAGAAGGGACCGTCTGGCGGTGCCAAGAAGGGACCATCCGGTGAGGCCGGCGGCGCCAAGAAGGGACCGTCAGGTGAAGCCGGCGGTGCCAAGAAGGGACCGTCCGGTGAAGCTGGCGGTGCCAAGAAGGGACCGTCCGGTGAG GCCGGCGGTGCCAAGAAGGGACCGTCTGGTGGTGCCAAGAAGGGACCGTCCGGTGAAGCCGGCGCCGCCAAGAAGGGACCTTCCGGTGAAGCCGGCGCCGCCAAGAAGGGACCGTCTGGTGGTGCCAAGAAGGGACCGCCCGGTGAAGCTGGCGGGGCCAAGAAAGCTCCTGGCGGCGTAAAAAAGGCATCCGCCGCGGGACAGGGCGGCCCCAAGAAGACGCCCGCCGGCAGCACCAAGAAGACGCCAGCCGGTGGATCCGGCGGCGCGAAGAGAAAGGCGCCCGCCGCTGGACCGGGCGCTGCCAAGAAGGCGCCGGGCGGTGCCAAGAGGAAGGCACCCGGCGGCGGTCAGCCTGGAAGCGCGAAGAAAAAGGCGCCGGGCGGCGAGCCGGGAAGCGCGAAGAAAAAGGCGCCGGGAGGCGCAAAGAGGAAGGCGCCGGGCGGCGAGCCCGGAAGCGCAAAGAAGAAGAAGGTGCCCGCCACCGAGGCCGCGGGCACCAAGAAGGCGCCCGAGGCCGCAACCGTGAAGAAGGCCACCGCCGCCGGGGAGCTGGGAAGCGCCAAGAAGGCACCCGCCGGGGGGCCGGGAAGCGCCAAGAAGGTGCTGCCCTCGGTTCCCGAATTGCTCCGGAAAAGGCGGAAGGCTTTTGCAGAGCTGAGGGCCCGGCGTTTGAGGCAGCTGTTGGCACAAAAGAGG ATGCGTAAGGCCCAGAGGAAAGTCATCTACAAGCGAGCGGAAGCCTACCACAAGGAATACCGGCAGATGTATCGGCGTGAAATCCGCATGGCCCGCATGGCTCGCAAGGTCGGCAACTACTACGTCCCCGCCGAGCCCAAGCTGGCTTTCGTCATCCGGATCAGAGG GATCAACGGCGTCAGCCCCAAGGTCCGCAAGGTCCTGCAGCTTCTTCGCCTGCGGCAGATTTTCAACGGCACCTTCGTGAAGCTCAACAAGGCCTCCATCAACATGCTGCGGATCGTGGAGCCCTACATCGCCTGGGG CTACCCCAACCTGAAGTCGGTCAACGACCTGATCTACAAGCGGGGTTACGGCAAGATCAGGAACCAGCGGATCGCCCTGACGGACAATTCCCTCATCCGGCGGTCGCTCG GCAAGCGCGGCATCATCTGCATGGAAGACCTGATCCACGAGATCTACACCGTGGGCAAGAACTTCAAGGCGGCCAACAACTTCCTGTGGCCCTTCAAGTTGTCGTCCCCCCGGGGCGGGATGAAGAAGAAGACCACGCATTTTGTGGAGGGGGGGGACGCCGGCAACAGGGAAGATCAGATCAACAGGCTCGTGAGGAGGATGAACTAA